In the Leishmania mexicana MHOM/GT/2001/U1103 complete genome, chromosome 31 genome, one interval contains:
- a CDS encoding dynein light chain, flagellar outer arm,putative — protein MYNNDHKATVKNADMPEDMQADAIEVTLQAMEKFNIEKDIAAYIKKEFDKKYQPTWHCIVGRNFGSFVTHDTHCFLYFYLGQVAVLLFKCG, from the coding sequence ATGTACAACAACGACCACAAGGCCACGGTGAAGAATGCCGACATGCCGGAGGACATGCAGGCGGACGCGATTGAGGTTACGCTTCAGGCAATGGAGAAGTTCAACATCGAGAAGGATATCGCTGCCTACATCAAGAAGGAGTTCGACAAGAAGTATCAGCCGACGTGGCACTGCATTGTTGGCCGCAACTTCGGCAGCTTCGTGACGCACGACACCCATTGCTTCCTGTACTTCTACCTCGGCCAGGTCGCCGTTCTGCTCTTCAAGTGCGGGTAG